The following proteins are encoded in a genomic region of Astatotilapia calliptera chromosome 22, fAstCal1.2, whole genome shotgun sequence:
- the tac1 gene encoding protachykinin-1 isoform X3, protein MKSLLVAVLMVLITAAQVSGEENDPKEDTDYWTSTNQIQNGWISDNPFREALLRLTRKPKPHQFIGLMGRRSMGHKVNSFVGLMGKRSQEEPAESYNWNTIEMYDKRR, encoded by the exons ATGAAGTCTCTGCTTGTAGCAGTTTTAATGGTTCTCATCACCGCCGCCCAAGTTTCCGGCGAAGAAAATGACCCAAAAGAGGACACTGATTACTGGACGAGCACTAATCAAATCCAG AATGGCTGGATTTCCGACAACCCGTTCAGAGAAGCCCTGCTGAGACTGACAAGAAAGCCAAAGCCACATCAGTTTATCGGTCTGATGGGGAGGCGCTCTATGG GACATAAAGTGAACTCCTTCGTTGGACTGATGGGGAAGAGGAGCCAAGAGGAGCCAG CAGAGTCTTATAACTGGAACACAATAGAGATGTATGACAAGCGCCGCTAA
- the tac1 gene encoding protachykinin-1 isoform X2 yields MKSLLVAVLMVLITAAQVSGEENDPKEDTDYWTSTNQIQNGWISDNPFREALLRLTRKPKPHQFIGLMGRRSMANTQITRKRHKVNSFVGLMGKRSQEEPESYNWNTIEMYDKRR; encoded by the exons ATGAAGTCTCTGCTTGTAGCAGTTTTAATGGTTCTCATCACCGCCGCCCAAGTTTCCGGCGAAGAAAATGACCCAAAAGAGGACACTGATTACTGGACGAGCACTAATCAAATCCAG AATGGCTGGATTTCCGACAACCCGTTCAGAGAAGCCCTGCTGAGACTGACAAGAAAGCCAAAGCCACATCAGTTTATCGGTCTGATGGGGAGGCGCTCTATGG caaacacacagatcACCCGCAAAA GACATAAAGTGAACTCCTTCGTTGGACTGATGGGGAAGAGGAGCCAAGAGGAGCCAG AGTCTTATAACTGGAACACAATAGAGATGTATGACAAGCGCCGCTAA
- the tac1 gene encoding protachykinin-1 isoform X1: MKSLLVAVLMVLITAAQVSGEENDPKEDTDYWTSTNQIQNGWISDNPFREALLRLTRKPKPHQFIGLMGRRSMANTQITRKRHKVNSFVGLMGKRSQEEPAESYNWNTIEMYDKRR, encoded by the exons ATGAAGTCTCTGCTTGTAGCAGTTTTAATGGTTCTCATCACCGCCGCCCAAGTTTCCGGCGAAGAAAATGACCCAAAAGAGGACACTGATTACTGGACGAGCACTAATCAAATCCAG AATGGCTGGATTTCCGACAACCCGTTCAGAGAAGCCCTGCTGAGACTGACAAGAAAGCCAAAGCCACATCAGTTTATCGGTCTGATGGGGAGGCGCTCTATGG caaacacacagatcACCCGCAAAA GACATAAAGTGAACTCCTTCGTTGGACTGATGGGGAAGAGGAGCCAAGAGGAGCCAG CAGAGTCTTATAACTGGAACACAATAGAGATGTATGACAAGCGCCGCTAA
- the tac1 gene encoding protachykinin-1 isoform X4 — protein MKSLLVAVLMVLITAAQVSGEENDPKEDTDYWTSTNQIQNGWISDNPFREALLRLTRKPKPHQFIGLMGRRSMGHKVNSFVGLMGKRSQEEPESYNWNTIEMYDKRR, from the exons ATGAAGTCTCTGCTTGTAGCAGTTTTAATGGTTCTCATCACCGCCGCCCAAGTTTCCGGCGAAGAAAATGACCCAAAAGAGGACACTGATTACTGGACGAGCACTAATCAAATCCAG AATGGCTGGATTTCCGACAACCCGTTCAGAGAAGCCCTGCTGAGACTGACAAGAAAGCCAAAGCCACATCAGTTTATCGGTCTGATGGGGAGGCGCTCTATGG GACATAAAGTGAACTCCTTCGTTGGACTGATGGGGAAGAGGAGCCAAGAGGAGCCAG AGTCTTATAACTGGAACACAATAGAGATGTATGACAAGCGCCGCTAA